A window of the Tiliqua scincoides isolate rTilSci1 chromosome 5, rTilSci1.hap2, whole genome shotgun sequence genome harbors these coding sequences:
- the LOC136652708 gene encoding vomeronasal type-2 receptor 26-like → MRDVISKNFQHFQHVLSLIFAIHEIDQNSRLLPNVTLGFHIYDNLFNSWSTYESALSLLFTQQRNITNYKCDRKKHVLSVIGGLTEETSIQLAPITNVYKIPQLSYSTSETILSGKMDFPSVYRMAPRKGTYYTGIVQLLLHFRWTWVGLIVSDEEEESFVQNLVSLLDQNSICIAFLEKDDKSVSELQEGFTGNIYKIKEVFVLSKANVIILSGTQLFQIALAYILHTSELDTRIQNIQKVWIVPSEWRFPFLPSRQVIGENIFHGALSITPHKIAVPRFQKFLRTLTPDKSLMDFIHFHFDDTLYCSLLNVDHFQKEKCAEEGNLEVIYMGAMSGESYNIYNAVYAIANSLHVIYLSREKAKLPKGKSKHLNVQPWQTPPPSRCVESCHLGHSKRVQEEKPICCYDCTACPEDMISNRTDAAHCIPCPEDQHPNQNHHQCIPKVISFLSYQEPLGIVLVSLAISFALITCLVMQTFLKNWDTPIVKANNQNLTCVLLLSIFLCYFASLLFIGKPGKQSCLLRQTGFSIIFSVAVSCILAKTSMVILAFMATKPGNRMRKWLGQKVAYSIVLSCSSIQASLCIAWMSISPPFPDADMYSETGQILVECNEGSPFMFYCVLGYMGFLATISYTVAFLARRLPDAFNEAKFITFSMLVFCSVWISFFPVYLSTKGKTVVAVEVFAILASNTGLLACIFSPKCYVIILRSDLNTKKMLTEKRN, encoded by the exons ATGCGTGATGTGATTAG CAAGAATTTCCAACATTTTCAGCATGTCCTGTCTTTGATTTTTGCAATTCATGAGATCGATCAGAATTCCAGACTCTTGCCTAATGTTACCCTGGGATTTCACATCTATGACAACCTGTTTAACTCATGGAGTACATATGAGAGTGCCTTGAGTCTACTGTTCACACAGCAAAGGAATATaaccaactacaagtgtgatagAAAAAAACATGTGTTGTCTGTTATTGGAGGGCTTACTGAAGAGACTTCCATTCAGCTGGCCCCAATTACCAATGTCTACAAGATTCCTCAG CTCTCTTATAGTACATCTGAGACTATTCTGAGTGGCaaaatggattttccttctgtGTACCGGATGGCACCAAGGAAAGGGACTTATTAtacagggattgtccagcttcttctgcacttcagatggacatgggttggcctcattgtctcagatgaagaagaagaaagctttGTACAGAACCTTGTGTCTTTGCTTGATCAGAATAGCATTTGTATTGCCTTCCTGGAAAAGGATGACAAATCCGTGTCTGAATTGCAGGAAGGTTTCACTGGAAACATTTATAAAATAAAGGAAGTGTTTGTATTAAGTAAGGCCAATGTGATTATTCTCAGTGGGACACAACTGTTTCAGATTGCTTTAGCATACATCTTACATACTTCTGAACTGGACACAAGGATCCAGAACATACAGAAAGTTTGGATCGTGCCATCTGAATGGAGATTTCCTTTCTTGCCCTCAAGGCAAGTAATCggtgaaaacatttttcatggTGCCTTGTCCATCACACCCCACAAAATTGCAGTGCCAAGATTCCAGAAGTTCCTTCGTACCTTGACGCCTGACAAGTCACTTATGGATTTTATCCACTTCCATTTTGATGACACACTCTATTGCTCTCTTCTCAATGTAGATCatttccagaaagaaaaatgtgcaGAAGAGGGGAATCTAGAGGTCATTTATATGGGAGCTATGAGTGGTGAGAGTTACAAtatctataatgcagtctatGCTATAGCAAATTCTCTACATGTGATATacctctccagagaaaaagcaaaactgcCTAAAGGCAAATCCAAACATCtgaatgttcagccatggcag acacctcctccttccagatgtgtcgagagctgccatcttggacacagCAAAAGAGTTCAGGAGGAGAAACCGATTTGTTGTTATGACTGTACAGCATGCCCAGAAGACATGATTTCTAATCGGACGG atgcagctcattgtattccatgcccagaagatcagcatccaaaccagAATCACCATCAATGTATTCCCAAAgttatctccttcctctcctaccaAGAGCCATTGGGGATTGTTTTGgtttcccttgcaatttccttTGCTTTGATTACatgtctggtgatgcaaaccttcctcaagaactgggatactcccattgtcaaagccaacaaccagaaccTCACCTGTGTCCTCCTCCTTTCTATCTTCCTTTGCTACTTTGCTTCCCTGCTATTTATTGGCAAGCCTGGGAAACagtcctgccttctccggcaaacaggtttcagcattattttttctgtggccgtttcctgcatcttggcaaaaacaagcatggtgatcctggccttcatggccaccaagccaggcaacaggatgaggaaatggctagggcAGAAAGTAGcctactccattgttctttcctgctcttccaTTCAAGCAAGTCTCTGTATTGCCTGGATGTcaatctctcctccatttccagatgctgacatgtattcagagacagggcaaatcctagtggaatgtaatgaagggtctcctttcatgttctactgtgtcctgggctacatgggtttTCTGGCCACTATCAGCTACACTGTTGCATTCCTAGCCAGAAGactaccagatgctttcaatgaagccaagttcataaccttcagcatgctggtcttttgcagtgtatggATTTCCTTTTTTCCAGTTTATCTCAGCACTAAGGGGAAAACTGTTGTggcagtggaagtgtttgccatcttggcctccaacactgggctgttagcttgcatcttttccccaaaatgttatgttattattctgagatctgatctcaacaccaagaaaaTGCTAACAGAGAAGAGGAATTAA
- the LOC136652706 gene encoding olfactory receptor 13H1-like, with protein MNETEITEFVLIGFSDRPKMKMGLAAFVAIVYLVTIVGNGLIVLVVIAEPRLHNPMYFFLCNLSIIDLSLSTIGAPQGIANCLVERPVMSFAMCYTQIYTGLYVGSTECFLLAVMAYDRYVAVSDPLHYTIVMNWRVCILLAVASWTVAFLLSIVPCLANPIHFCGYNEINQLGCELPALMKLICSDMVVGQLTMYFTSTLTVLFPFCFILFSYLRIIVAILRIHSVGGRWKAFSTCGSHLVVVAVLYGNCIVGYIKPQSKETQDSDIVISLVNVVIIPMLNPLIYTLKNQEVKSALKRLTRKKL; from the coding sequence ATGAACGAGACTGAAATCACTGAATTTGTCCTCATTGGATTTTCTGACCGGCCCAAAATGAAGATGGGCTTAGCAGCATTCGTGGCCATTGTGTATTTAGTAACCATAGTTGGAAATGGACTGATTGTCTTGGTGGTCATAGCTGAGCCCCGACTCCACAATCCTATGTACTTTTTCCTTTGCAATCTATCCATCATTGATCTCAGTCTCTCTACAATTGGCGCCCCACAAGGCATTGCCAACTGCTTGGTGGAGAGACCAGTCATGTCTTTTGCTATGTGTTATACTCAAATCTATACTGGCCTATATGTTGGATCCACTGAATGTTTCCTGCTGGCAGTCATGGCTTACGACCGCTACGTTGCTGTTTCCGATCCACTACACTATACGATTGTCATGAACTGGAGAGTTTGCATTCTGTTGGCTGTTGCATCATGGACAGTTGCCTTCTTATTGTCTATAGTTCCCTGCCTTGCAAACCCAATCCatttctgtggctataatgagatAAATCAACTTGGTTGTGAACTCCCAGCCCTCATGAAGTTGATCTGTTCAGATATGGTTGTGGGTCAGCTGACCATGTATTTTACCAGTACTCTCACagtcctctttcccttctgctttATTCTCTTTTCCTATTTACGCATCATTGTGGCCATTCTGAGAATCCACTCAGTTGGtggcagatggaaagctttttctACCTGCGGATCTCACCTGGTTGTGGTAGCCGTGTTATATGGAAACTGTATAGTCGGGTACATCAAACCTCAATCGAAAGAAACCCAAGATAGTGACATAGTTATTTCTTTAGTTAATGTAGTAATAATACCAATGTTAAATCCTTTAATTTATACAttgaaaaaccaggaagtgaaatCTGCACTGAAACGACTCACAAGGAAGAAACTGTGA
- the LOC136652707 gene encoding olfactory receptor 2AP1-like — translation MSIDSMRSRNQTQISEFILLGFGDLQESKVVLFLLFLLIYLLTITGNVLIVLLVVYEKHLHTPMYFFLGNLSCLETCSSSTLLPRILASFMSGNWSISVNSCFVQHYFVGTFLAVECYLLSVMSYDRYLAICRPLYYSTWMNGRLCLVLVLVSWLNGFLPTTLSIAIISKMDFCGPNEIDHFFCDSFPILELSCSNTHVIKLVIYIVASVFTFPPFMFTLISYVLIIRAILRIASATGKQKAFSTCSSHLIVVTLFYGSVAIVYGLPHKGRLKDLNKVFSVAYTMLTPLVNPLIYSLRNKEVKKSIMCLLFSRIQT, via the coding sequence ATGTCCATTGACAGTATGAGATCCAGAAATCAAACACAGATCAGTGAATTCATcctgctgggatttggagaccttCAAGAAAGCAAAGTGGTTTTATTCCTGCTCTTTCTGCTGATTTACCTTCTGACAATAACAGGGAATGTTCTCATTGTTCTGCTTGtggtgtatgagaagcaccttCACACCCCAATGTACTTCTTCCTTGGGAATCTGTCCTGCCTGGAAACCTGTTCTAGCTCAACTCTTCTGCCTAGAATTCTAGCGAGTTTCATGTCTGGGAACTGGTCAATATCTGTCAACAGCTGCTTTGTGCAACATTATTTTGTTGGGACTTTTTTAGCGGTTGAATGTTACCTCCTGTCTGTCATGTCCTATGATCGCTACTTGGCAATATGTAGACCCTTGTATTACAGCACATGGATGAATGGCAGGTTATGCCTTGTACTGGTACTTGTATCTTGGCTCAATGGCTTCTTGCCAACTACCCTATCAATAGCCATAATATCCAAGATGGATTTTTGTGGGCCAAATGAAATTGATCATTTCTTTTGTGATAGCTTTCCAATCCTAGAACTCTCTTGCAGCAATACACATGTGATCAAACTGGTGATATATATAGTGGCCTCTGTGTTCACATTTCCACCCTTTATGTTTACCCTGATATCTTACGTTCTTATCATTCGGGCAATCCTGCGAATTGCGTCTGCAACAGGAAAGCAAAAGGctttttccacctgctcctctcatCTCATTGTGGTTACTCTCTTTTATGGGAGTGTTGCAATTGTTTATGGCCTGCCACATAAAGGGAGGCTGAAAGACCTGAACAAAGTCTTCTCTGTGGCTTACACTATGTTGACGCCTCTGGTCAACCCTCTTATATACAGCCTGAGAAATAAGGAAGTGAAGAAGTCCATCATGTGTCTCCTGTTCAGTAGAATTCAGACATAG